One region of Cuculus canorus isolate bCucCan1 chromosome 6, bCucCan1.pri, whole genome shotgun sequence genomic DNA includes:
- the RPRM gene encoding protein reprimo, translating into MSGGTAAAGLAAGALELERALRCCTAASVVTDGGQPPAPPDERSLYIVRVVQIAVMCVLALTVVFGIFFLGCNLLIKSEGMINFLVKDRRPSKEVEAVVVGPY; encoded by the coding sequence ATGAGCGGCGGCAcggcggcggcggggctggCGGCGGGGGCGCTGGAGCTGGAGCGGGCGCTGCGCTGCTGCACGGCCGCCTCGGTGGTGACGGACGGCGGGCagccccccgcgccgcccgaCGAGCGCAGCCTCTACATCGTGCGCGTGGTGCAGATCGCCGTCATGTGCGTCCTCGCCCTCACCGTCGTCTTCGGCATCTTCTTCCTCGGCTGCAACCTCCTCATCAAGTCCGAAGGGATGATTAACTTTCTGGTCAAGGACCGGCGCCCGTCCAAAGAGGTGGAGGCGGTGGTGGTGGGACCGTACTGA